In Ruania alkalisoli, the DNA window CCGGCCTCGGTGTGGAGCTGGACCCGGAGAAGATGGACAAGTACGAGCGCTACTTCGAGCAGGTCGGTGACTACTACGCCCGATTCCATCGCGACGAGCGCCGGCCTGACTGGATGCCCACTATCGGTGGACTGTGATCGAACTGTCGTCAGGGCCGTTCGGATTCGGCCAAGTGCACCCCGTGCGGTAGGCCCGCGGCCAAGGTGCGGCCCACCGTGCATGCCTGCTCGGCTGCACGGGAGATCACCCGGACGAGGGCTTCTTTCTCCCGCTCGCTCAGTGACTCGGTGTCCAGGAGTACGTCCACCTCTGCGGAGGTGTACCGGTTCTGTTGCTCGTCCTTCTCCGTGCTCACCACGGCGCCGCCCGTGAAGTCCTCGCCAAGGCGCCGCCCGATGGGCAAGTCCGCGCTCATCATCGTGCAGGCAGCGAGGGCTAGAGCCATCAGCTCACCGGGGTTGAATACCCCATCGATCTCTCGAGGGCCGATCGCCACCTCGCCGCCGCGGTCGTTCCGGGCGACGTACTGGCGGGTGCCGGTGCGTTCGATGCGAAGTCCTGAGGTGGGCAGTTCCATTCCCCGATCATCGCACCGGTTCGGGCTGCGGATCCATGTCGTCCCGGGTGACCAGATGTCGATAATTGGAAATTGCGTCTAGTAGTTGGAACAGTGCTCTACAGTGTGATCCGAGGCTCAGTCGATCGGGTGCCGGCTGCCTGCGCTCCATCTGCGGCACGGGGCTGCCCGATCGGCGTCCGTTCCACTGCCTTGCCCAACCGTGCCGGCACGGGCCGTCGTGTCCACGAGCTGAAACGAGGACGAAGTGAAACTGCTACGCATCGGACCGGCGGGCCACGAGGTGCCGGCCGCATACGTGACGGACGAGACCTACGTGGACCTCTCGGACGTCGTCGGGGACTTCAATGAGGCCTTCTTCGCCTCCGGAGGAATTGAGCGCATTCGCGACGTCGTTGAGATGCGGACCGTGCGAGGTGACGTGCATCCCGTCCGCGGGCAACGTCTCGGACCTCCGATCGCACGACCGCACCAGATCCTGTGCATCGGTCTGAACTACAGCGACCACGCGGCCGAGACCGGACAGGATGTTCCTGCCGAACCCATCGTGTTCACCAAGTCCCCGAACACCCTCATCGGTCCGAACGATCAGGTCCGCATCCCACGGGGTGCCACCAAGACGGACTGGGAGGTGGAGCTTGGCATCGTGATCGGCCGGCGCACCAGCTACCTCGACTCGCCGGAGCAGGCGCGTGATGCCATCGCCGGGTGGGTCGTGGTCAACGATGTGAGTGAACGCGCATTCCAGATGGAACGTGGCGGGCAGTGGGCCAAGGGAAAGTCGGCCGAGACGTTCAATCCCGCCGGCCCCTGGCTGGTGACCACCGATGAGGTCGAGGACGTGCTCGCTCTCGACATGTGGCTTGACGTCAACGGGGTGCGCAGGCAGTCCGGTTCCACCGCGACGATGGTCTTCGACCCGTACACGATCGTGCACTATCTGAGCCAGTTCTTCGTGCTCGAGCCAGGGGACCTGATCAACACCGGAACGCCACCTGGTGTGGGCATGGGGTATCAGCCGCCCATCTGGCTGGCTCCTGGTGATGTCATGGAACTCGGCATCGGTGGCCTGGGTCGGCAACGCCAGGAGGTGATTGCTCCGCGGTGAGTGGCGCCGCGAAGCTACCGCTCGATGTGCCCCGTCCGCTCACGGGCGGGATGATCGCAGACAGCGATCTCCTTCCGTAGTCGCAACCAGCCCTGCCGCACCGACGCCGCAGAGAAGTGGAGTGCTCATGTCCAGGTATGTGTACCCGTTCGACCAGGGGGATAAGGATCAGAAGGATCTGCTTGGTGGCAAGGGGGCGAATCTTGCGGAGATGACGAAGATCGGTCTACCGGTGCCGCCGGGATTCACGATTACGACGCAGGCGTGCCGGGCCTACATGAAGGATGGTCATGTTCCGCCCGAGTTGCGCGTCGAGGTGACGATGGCGATCCGGGAGATCGAGGACCGGATGGGGCGCAGGCTCGGCGACTTCCATGACCCGCTGTTGGTCTCGGTGCGCTCGGGTGCGAAGTTCTCCATGCCCGGCATGATGGAGACGGTGCTCAATGTGGGGCTCAACGATGCGTCGGTGAAGGGGCTGGCGGAGTTCTCCGGTGATGAGCGTTTCGCGTGGGACTCCTACCGTCGGTTGATCCAGATGTTCGGGAGGACGGTGCTGGGGATCGATGGTGATCTGTTCGCTGAGGCGCTCGAGGAGGCCAAGCGGGCCAGCGGTGCTATTACGGATGTGGATCTGAGTGCCGCCGACCTGAAGGGACTGGTCGAGCGGTTCAAGCAGATCGTCCGCGAGCAGCGGGGGCGGGACTTTCCGCAGCATCCGCGCGAGCAGCTCGATATGGCGATCGAGGCGGTGTTCGATTCCTGGAACACCGAACGGGCGCGGTTGTACCGGCGCCGGGAGCGGATCCCGCACGATCTGGGCACCGCAGTGAACGTGGTGACGATGGTGTTCGGCAACTTGGGGGAGAGTTCGGGAACAGGTGTGTGCTTCACCCGGGATCCCTCGACGGGACACTCCGGCGTCTATGGTGACTACCTGGCGAATGCGCAGGGGGAGGACGTGGTCGCGGGGATCCGTAATACCCTGCCGCTGGCTGAGCTTGAGTCCTTGGACAAGACATCGTACGGCGAGCTGCTGCAGGCGATGCGGCGCCTGGAGACTCACTACCGGGACCTGTGTGATATCGAGTTCACCATCGAACGCGGCACGTTGTGGCTGCTGCAGACCCGGGTCGGCAAGCGCACTGCTGCGGCCGCGTTCCGGGTGGCAACCCAGCTGGTCGATGAGCATCTCATTACCATGGATGAGGCCATCGCCCGGTGCACAGGGGCGCAGCTGTCCCAGCTGTTGTTCCCGCAGTTCGACGCGACCGCGGAACGGGAGCTGCTGACCAAGGCGATGCCGGCGTCCCCGGGTGCGGCAGTGGGCGAGATCGTTTTCGACAACGCCCAAGCCCTGGAGCGTACTGGCGAGGGCGTGAGCGTGATCCTGGTGCGTCGGGAGACGAATCCGGACGATCTGCAAGGGATGATCGTGGCCAGCGGTGTGCTCACCTCCCGCGGTGGGAAGACCTCACATGCCGCCGTGGTCGCCCGGGGTATGGGTAAGTGTGCCGTGGTCGGTGCCGAGGAGATCGACGTCGATCCAGCGGCGCAGGAGATGCGAGTGGCTGGCCGGGTGCTGACGGCGGGGGAGACGATCGCCATTGACGGCTCCACGGGCGAGGTCTTCCTCGGCGACGTTCCCGTGGAGGACTCACCTGTGATGGTCTACATCGCCGCCGGGCTCGAGGCGGGTCTGGCCGCGGCCGAGGACGAAGCAACCGCAGAACTGATCCACGCCGTCGACAGGGTGATGAATCACGCCGACGCGAAACGACGCATGCAGGTGCGGGCGAACGCCGATACCGCCGAGGACGCCAGGCGGGCACGTGTGCGTGGCGCCCAGGGGATTGGACTGTGTCGAACCGAGCACCAGTTCCTGGGTGATCGACGCCGAGATATCGAGCGTGTGGTCCTGGCCGAGGCCGACGACGAGCGTGAGGCAGCGCTCGCGGAACTCCTGCCGGTGCAGCGTCAGGACTTCATCGAGCTGCTCGAAGCGATGGACGGCCTGCCGGCCACGATCCGGCTGATCGACCCGCCCCTGCACGAGTTCCTCCCGGATCTGACGGACCTTGCGGTCAAGGTCGCCCGAGCCGAAGACGAGGGCACCGTGGACGAGCGTGACGTGGCACTGCTGGCCGCCGTACGGCGAATGCACGAAGCCAATCCGATGCTCGGCCTACGTGGGGTACGGCTCGGCCTGAAGCTGCCCGGGCTGTTCGCCCTGCAGATCCGGGCCATCGCCGAAGCCACCGTGCAGCTGCGCAAATCCGGCAAGGACCCCCGCCCAGAGATCATGGTGCCGCTGGTCGGATCGGTCCGCGAACTGCACCTGGTGCGCGAGCAGGCCGAGGCGATCCTCGCCGAGGTCGGCGCAGCCCACGACATCCGGCTCGACCTACCGATCGGGTGCATGATCGAACTTCCGCGTGCCGCACTGACCGCCCATCGGATCGCGGAGGAAGCGGACTTCTTCTCCTTCGGCACCAATGACCTCACCCAGACCGCCTGGGGCTTCTCCCGCGACGACGTCGAGGGAGCCTTCTTCGCTGACTACCTGGAGAACGGCGTCCTGACCATCTCCCCGTTCGAGACCATCGACAGCGACGGAGCAGGGGCACTCGTGCTCACCGGTGTGGCCGGCGGCCGGTCCACCGTTCCAGGCCTGCATATCGGCGTCTGCGGAGAGCACGGCGGCGATCCCGAGTCGATCCACTTCTTCCACGATGCCGGCCTCGACTACGTCTCCTGCTCACCCTTCCGCGTCCCGATCGCCCGCCTCGAAGCAGGACGCGCCGCCGTCGCAGCACAAGACGCCACCGTGTGATCAGACCAGACTCAGCGCCAACGTGGATCGACCTGGAGCTTCGGCCCGGGCCCAGCCCCGGCCGGCGGTGTTCCGTCGAACGCCTTGGCCAGGCCGTCGAGTCCAATGGTCGCCTGGACCAGCGGGCGAGGGTCGACCGATCCGTCCGCATAAGCGGCGATCGTTTCGGCTAGGCCCGCCGAGGCGCCGAGGATCCCGACGGCGGTCACATCCTTCAGGACGAGCGCGCGGCTGTCGATCGAGCTGGGGCGCCCGGCCACCCCGATATAGACAACGCGCTTGCCCGGTTCCACGTGGTCGAGCGCCATCGCCGGGAGGTGGGTGGCGTTGGTAGCGTCGATGACCGCGTCCCAGGCAAGCTCGGGTAGGTCCGTCGCACTCCAGACCCCATCGAAACCGAACGATGCGGCAAACGCGAGGGACGCCGTCGTGGTTCCCAGCAGGTGTACCTCGGCTCCGGCAGACCGCGCGAACAGTGCGGCCAGCAGTCCGATCGTTCCGGGCCCGGCGATCAGCACACGATCGCCGGGTGCCAGCCCAGCAGCCTTCACGGCACGCAGCGCGTTGCCGCCAGGTTCCACCAAGGCGCCGGCGGTGTCGTCCACCGTTTCTGGAAGCAGGTGTAGCGCCGACGCCGGCACCAGGAGTTGTTCAGCGAGCGCACCGGGCCAGCCGTGCCGGACGCCGATCTCGGAGCGGGAGTCGCACACATGATGCCGCCCGGAGTTGCACCGGTAGCAGGTGCCGCAGCCCAGCATGGTGTCACCGGTGGTGCGCCGGCCCAGGAGGCCCGGGTCGACTCCGTCCCCGACGGCGCTGATGGTGCCGCACCACTCGTGGCCGAGTCGGAGTGGATAGTGGGCGAAACCGTCGGTGAGGTAGGCCATCTCGCCGGTGTAGAACTCCTGGTCGGTTCCGCAGACACCGACGCGGGCGATATCGACCACCACGTGGCCCGGACCCGCGGTGGGTGCTTCGACATCGAGAACTGCGGCGGTGTACGGCGCCGTCAGCACGAATGCCCGCATCAGTCCTCCTCCTCCGGGCGATCGCTACCGCGGGCGACGATGGCCCGGATGGTCTCGACATCCGCGATCAGCGTGCTCAGCGGTGTGCGGTGCGCGAGCGCACTGATGCTGATCGCTCCCCGGTACCTGGACGGCGACGAGCTGGCGGGCACAGCCAGGCAGGCGATGCCGGGCTCATTCTCCTGGTCGTCCACCGCGAACCCCTGGGCGCGGATCTGTTCGAATTCAGCGTGCAGGTCTGCGGGTGTGGTCAGGGTGTGATCGGTAGGCCGGGCCAGCGGGACATCTCCGATCCAGTCGACGATTTCGCTCATGCTGGTCAGCCTTTCGGCGAGAAGGAGCTTGCCTACTCCAGTGGCATGCGCTGGATTGCGGCCACCGATCACCGAACTGATCCGCATCGCCCCGGTCGGAGGGTCCACCTTGGCGCGATAGACCACGTCTCGGCCGTCCAGGACGGCGTAGTGCACGGTTTCTGCGAACCGGCGGCACAGCTCATCCAGGGCAGGGGCGATGCGTACGTGCTCGGGGCGCTGCTCATGATGGGCGAACGCCAGGCGGAGGAACTCGTCCCCGAGCAGGTATCGACCGTGGCCATCCTGGATGGCCAGGCGCTGGCGGCGCAGTGCTGCGAGCGCTCGGTGCACGGTGGGCTTGGCGCTGTCGACTCGCCGGGACAACTCGTCGAGCGTGACGCCGTGCGGGTGCTCGGCCAGCTCGATCAGCACTGCCAGCACGCGGTCTGTGCCGACCAGTCGCGTCTCCTGAGTCATCTCTGCCGTCCTCGAGTTGGTGATTCGTCCCACGTGTTGTTCAATATGCTAGAGCGCAGATCCACTAAATGGAAAGTGACGCGATGAGTCAAGAAGCGCCCCGCAGTGCACAGTGGTACGCGGGTCAGGACCGCAACAGTTATATCCACCGTGCCTGGATGCGACGCGGAGCGCCCGCGGACTCCTTCGACGGCAAACCACAGATTGCGATCGCCAACACCGCCTCGGACCTGACGCCGTGCAACGCTCATCTGGACGAGGTGGCACAGCACGTGAAGATGGGAGTCTGGGAGGCGGGCGGCGTGCCGCTGAATCTTCCCGTGGTCTCGCTCGGAGAGACCCAGATGCGCCCGACGGCCATGCTGTGGCGGAACATGGCCGCGATGGCCGCCGAGGAGATGTTCCGGGCCAACCCGGTGGACGGGGTCGTGCTCCTCGGCGGGTGCGACAAGACGATCCCGGCTCTCCTGATGGCCGCGGCTTCAGTCGATATCCCGGCGATCGTCGTCCCGGGCGGTCCGATGGCCACCGGGACGTTTCGCGGTCGCCCACTCGGGTGTGGGACCGACGTCTGGCGGCTCAGTGAGGCCTCTCGCGGTGGCGAGCTCAGTTCTGAGGACTTCCTGACGTCGGAGTCCTCGATGATCCGTAGCCGCGGGCACTGCAACACGATGGGCACTGCGTCCACGATGGCGCTGGTCGCCGAGGCACTCGGCGTGGTGCTGCCCGGGCTGGCCGGTACCCCTGCGGTGGACAGCAACCTGCTCGCCGGGGCACACGAGACCGGCCGGTTGATCCTGGAGATGGTGCGTGCGGACCGGCGCCCCAGCACCATGATCACGCGCGCGTCGTTCCACAACGCGATCGTCGCGCTCGCGGCGATCGGCGGCTCCACCAACGCCGTGGTGCACCTGCTTGCGATCGCCGGCCGGCTCGGCGTCGAGTTGACCCTGGACGACTTCGACCGGACCGGTGCCGAGGTGCCGCTCCTGGTCAACTTGCAACCGTCCGGAACGTTCCTGATGGACGACTTTCACCGTGCTGGTGGATTCCGCTCAGTGCTGCGCGAGGTGCGTGACCTCCTCGACCCCGAGGCGATCACCATCACTGGTCGCCCACTCGTGGATGGTCTGGACAGCGCGAGGATCTGGGACGAGGAGGTGATCCGGAGCCGGGCCGAACCGCTCCAACGGGACGCCGGTATCGCCGTTCTGCGGGGCAATCTGGCACCGGGCGGTGCCGTGATCAAGCCCTCGGCTGCCTCGGCGCACCTGATGCAACACAGCGGTCCGGCGGTCGTCTTCGAGAGCATCGAGGATCTCCGCGCCCGCATCGACGACCCCGACCTGGACGTGGACGAGAACTCGGTCTTCGTACTCCGCGGGTGTGGCCCGAAGGGGTACCCGGGCATGCCGGAGGTCTCGAACATGCCCCTGCCGCGAAAGCTGCTGGAACGCGGAGTGCGTGACGTGGTGCGCATCTGCGACGGGCGGATGAGCGGGACGGCGTACGGCACCGTGGTGCTGCATGTGGCGCCGGAAGCCGCCGCCGGCGGGCCGTTGGCGTTGGTGCGCACCGGTGACACCATTCGCCTCGACGTTGGTGCCCGCACCATCGACGTCATGCTCACGCCGGAGCAGCTCGCGGCGCGTACACCTGATCCGCGCAGCGTCGCCGGCTATGCGCAGCCGACGCGCGGGTGGGAGCGGCTGTATGTCGACCATGTGTTACAGGCCGACACTGGCGTCGACTTGGACTTCCTGGTCGGCTCGTCCGGTTCGCAGGTGCGGCGTGAATCGCACTAGCACTCACTCAGTCCATCGCGGCCGCCGGCTGGTGTCCGAACCGATCTCGCAGCACGATCGAGCGTAAGGAGCAAGAACATGACCCGAAGAGCAGTGGTCACCGGCGGGGTCAGCGGCCTCGGCGCGGCAACAGTCGAGCGACTGGCCGCCGACGGCGTGCAGACCATCACTGTCGATGTCGCTGACGGCGCCGATGTCATTCTCGACATCTCTGACGCGGCAGCGGTACGCGCGGCCGCAGCGGAGATTGGCCCGGTCGACATCGTGATCAACAGTGCGGGGATCGTCGGTCCGAATAGGCCCTTCTGGGATGTCGACGAGGAGGAGTGGAAGCGCACGTTCGCCGTCAACGTGGATGGGACCTTCAACGTGTGCCGAGCGTTCGCGCCCGCCATGATCCGGTCTGGATGGGGGCGGATCGTGAACTTCGCCAGCATGGCCGGAAAGGACGGCAACCCGAACATGGTGGCTTATTCGGCTACCAAGGCCGCCGTGATCGGCATGACGAAAACCATGGGCAAAGACCTCGCGGAGTATGGCGTGCTGGTGAATGCGATCGCCCCCGCAGTGGTCTCGACACCGATGAATGCCTCGACGGCGCCCGACGTGCTCGCCCACATCACCAGCCTCATCCCGATGAAGCGGGTAGGACGTGCCGATGAGGTGGCCGAACTTGTCGCCTGGCTCGCCTCGGACAAATGCTCGTTCTCCACCGGTGCCGTCTACGACATCTCCGGCGGGCGCGCCACCTACTGACGATCGCGCCGGACCGGGGCGAGGTGCTCCGGTCCAGTGAGGTAGGGCACACCGCCGGCGCCCGTCCAACGCAGACCCGTCCGACAGTGGAAGATGGGTAGGGACGTACATGGCGATTCGGGGAGACGATCAGGGGCGTGGGGACGCAAGATGGATCAATGACCGTGGCCGACCTGACCTCAGCCGTCGATCCCGCCGTGGCGTTGGCCCACCGGTGGGCGGGCGCGACGTCCGCGGGATCGACCTCGGCCGAGAGTCGTACTTCGGCACGCCTGGCAAGGTTGGTCGCGGACCCGGCGGGTCTCGACCTGGCGGTGCGTTTCGTCGACCGGGTCGCCCGGCCCGAGGATCTCACTGTTGCTGCTCGGGAGCTGGGACGCCTGTCGACTGAGGCTGCCAGCGGATTCCTCTCTGCACCTGACCGGGCGATGCTCGGCCTCGGATCAGCGGTCGCGCGTCTTGCCCCGTCGGTCGTCGTGCCGTTGGCTCGCCTGCGTCTGCGCCAGCTTGTGGGCCATCTCGTCGTGGATGCGTCCGACCCCGCGCTTGGTCACCATCTGGCACAAGCCCGTGCCCATGGGCGCCGCTCGAACGTCAATCTCCTCGGTGAGGCGGTGCTGGGGGAGCAGGAGGCCGCAGCCCGCGCGGCGCGCACCCGTCTGCTGCTTGAGCGCGACGACATCGACTATGTCTCGATCAAGGTCTCCGCGCTCGTCTCCCAGCTCAGCACCTGGGATACCGAGGCGATGGTGCCGCGTGTGGTCGACCGGCTCCGGCCCCTGTACCGCACCGCAGCACGGAAGAGCCCGACGGCGTTCGTCAACTTGGACATGGAGTCCTACCGCGACCTCGATCTCACCGTGAGCGTCTTCGAGGCCATCTGCTCCGAGCCCGAGTTCACCGGGCTGGAGATGGGTCTCGCGCTGCAGGCCTACCTGCCGGACTCCTACCTGGCGATGCAGCGGCTGGTCGACTTCGCGCTCCGCCGCCGCGCTGCGGGCGGGGCTCCGATCAAGATCCGCCTGGTCAAGGGGGCGAACCTCGCGATCGAGCGGGTCGAGGCCGAGCTGCACGGGTGGGCGCAGGCGCCCTATGCCACGAAGGCAGAGGTCGACGCGAACTACGTGCGCATGCTCGACACCTTGCTGCGCCCGGAGGTAGCCGCTGCCGTCCGCACAGGGGTCGCCTCACACAACCTGTTCGACCTCGCCCTGGCGCACCAGCTGGCGACTGCGCGGGGGGTGAGTGACGCCGTCGATGTGGAGATGCTGCAGGGGATGGCGCCGGCGCAGGCGAGGGCGGTGGCGCGGGACGTCGGATCTGACCGCCCCTTGATCCTGTACACCCCGGTGGTGGCCCCCCAGGACTTCGACGTCGCGGTCTCCTACCTCGTGCGGCGCTTGGAGGAGAACGCGGCACCGGAGAACTTCATCCATGCCGTCTTCGCACCGCACGCCGGGGACGCGCCGGACCACTCCCCGATGCTCGAACAGGAGGAACGCTTCCGCGCCTCGGTGCAGGACTCCGGCAGTGTCTCGGCAACCCCGCGCCGTAGCCGCGCGCGCCCGCCGGCCGGAGCGTTCTTCGCCAACACCACCGACTCCGACCCTGCACTGCCGGAGGTCCGGTGGGCGGCGCAGGAATGGGTCACCCAGCCAGCCAGGGAACTGACCTCCCCGGAGCTCGTCTCGATCGGGGCCGTCGACGAGGTCGTCGAACGGGGCCGGCTCGCGCAGCCGGGCTGGGCCGAACGGAGCTCGGCCGAGCGTGCGGCGGTGCTGCGCACGATCGCAGACGAGCTCGAGCGCCGTCGTGGGGAGATGGTCACCGCGGCCGCACACGAGGGTGGCAAGACCGTCGCCGAGTCGGATCCCGAGGTCTCCGAGGCGATCGACTTCGCCCGCTATTACGCCGACCGTGCCGAAGAGCTCGACGAGATCGCCGACGCCGAGGGGCTGAGCTTCACCCCTGACACGCTCGTGCTGATCACCCCGCCATGGAACTTCCCGATCGCGATCCCCGCAGGCGGGGTACTTGCGTCCTTGGCCGCCGGGTCGGCTGTGGTCCTCAAACCGGCTCCGCAGGTGCCCGGTGTTGCGGAAGTGGTCGTGGAGGCGATCCACGCTGCCTTCGCCGCGCACCGGGCCCCGGAAGAGTTGGTCCAGATCGTACGCACCGACGAGGGCGAGATCGGCCGGCATCTGGTGGCCCATCCCGGAGTGGACACGGTCATCCTGACCGGTGCCTACGAGACGGCTCGGATGTTCGAGCGGTGGCGTAGCGATCGCCCGGCCGGGGCCCGGGTACTCGCCGAGACAAGCGGGAAGAACGCGCTCGTCGTCACCCCGAGCGCCGACATCGACCTGGCCGTCGCCGACGTGATCCGCTCGGCGTTCGGCCACGCCGGGCAGAAGTGCTCGGCGGCTTCGCTGCTGATCCTCGTCGGGCCGATGGCACGTTCGGAACGGTTCCGGAGTCAACTGGTGGACGCGGCCGGATCGTTGCGGGTGGGATGGCCCCAGGACCTCGGCACAGCGATGGGGCCGCTCATCGGCCCGGCCGAGGGGAAGCTGGCGCGAGCATTGACCACACTGGAGCCAGGCGAGTCCTGGCTGATCGAACCACGGCAGCGCGACGATGAGGGCAAACTGTGGTCACCGGGGATCAAGACCGGAGTCCAGCCCGGATCGCCGTTCCATCTCACCGAGTACTTCGGCCCTGTGCTCGGCATCATGGCCGCCGACTCGCTGGAGCAGGCAATCGAGTGGCAGAACGCGACTGGCTACGGTCTCACCGGAGGATTGCACAGCCTAGACGAGGACGAGATCCGGCACTGGCTCGCCCACGTGGAGGTGGGCAATGCCTACGTCAACCGCCACATCACCGGGGCGATCGTGCAGCGGCAGCCCTTCGGAGGGTGGAAGCACTCCTCGATCGGCCCGGGTGCCAAGGCCGGTGGGCCGAACTACGTCGCTCAGCTCGGCACCTGGTCCACGGTGCAGCGCCCCGTGGGCGAGGGTGCTGTGGGGCGTCGCGTGCGTGCACAGCTGGAAGCGATTCTGCGGCTGAGCGACGATCCGGCCGAGCAGGAGTGGTTGTGGGTCTCGGCGCTGAGCGATGCGTGGGCGCGGGATCAGGTTTTCCAGCGCGAGACCGACCGCACCGGCCTCGCGGCCGAGGCGAACGTGTTCCGGTACCGCCCCGTGCCGATGGTGACGGTG includes these proteins:
- a CDS encoding OsmC family protein yields the protein MELPTSGLRIERTGTRQYVARNDRGGEVAIGPREIDGVFNPGELMALALAACTMMSADLPIGRRLGEDFTGGAVVSTEKDEQQNRYTSAEVDVLLDTESLSEREKEALVRVISRAAEQACTVGRTLAAGLPHGVHLAESERP
- a CDS encoding fumarylacetoacetate hydrolase family protein gives rise to the protein MKLLRIGPAGHEVPAAYVTDETYVDLSDVVGDFNEAFFASGGIERIRDVVEMRTVRGDVHPVRGQRLGPPIARPHQILCIGLNYSDHAAETGQDVPAEPIVFTKSPNTLIGPNDQVRIPRGATKTDWEVELGIVIGRRTSYLDSPEQARDAIAGWVVVNDVSERAFQMERGGQWAKGKSAETFNPAGPWLVTTDEVEDVLALDMWLDVNGVRRQSGSTATMVFDPYTIVHYLSQFFVLEPGDLINTGTPPGVGMGYQPPIWLAPGDVMELGIGGLGRQRQEVIAPR
- the ppdK gene encoding pyruvate, phosphate dikinase, which gives rise to MSRYVYPFDQGDKDQKDLLGGKGANLAEMTKIGLPVPPGFTITTQACRAYMKDGHVPPELRVEVTMAIREIEDRMGRRLGDFHDPLLVSVRSGAKFSMPGMMETVLNVGLNDASVKGLAEFSGDERFAWDSYRRLIQMFGRTVLGIDGDLFAEALEEAKRASGAITDVDLSAADLKGLVERFKQIVREQRGRDFPQHPREQLDMAIEAVFDSWNTERARLYRRRERIPHDLGTAVNVVTMVFGNLGESSGTGVCFTRDPSTGHSGVYGDYLANAQGEDVVAGIRNTLPLAELESLDKTSYGELLQAMRRLETHYRDLCDIEFTIERGTLWLLQTRVGKRTAAAAFRVATQLVDEHLITMDEAIARCTGAQLSQLLFPQFDATAERELLTKAMPASPGAAVGEIVFDNAQALERTGEGVSVILVRRETNPDDLQGMIVASGVLTSRGGKTSHAAVVARGMGKCAVVGAEEIDVDPAAQEMRVAGRVLTAGETIAIDGSTGEVFLGDVPVEDSPVMVYIAAGLEAGLAAAEDEATAELIHAVDRVMNHADAKRRMQVRANADTAEDARRARVRGAQGIGLCRTEHQFLGDRRRDIERVVLAEADDEREAALAELLPVQRQDFIELLEAMDGLPATIRLIDPPLHEFLPDLTDLAVKVARAEDEGTVDERDVALLAAVRRMHEANPMLGLRGVRLGLKLPGLFALQIRAIAEATVQLRKSGKDPRPEIMVPLVGSVRELHLVREQAEAILAEVGAAHDIRLDLPIGCMIELPRAALTAHRIAEEADFFSFGTNDLTQTAWGFSRDDVEGAFFADYLENGVLTISPFETIDSDGAGALVLTGVAGGRSTVPGLHIGVCGEHGGDPESIHFFHDAGLDYVSCSPFRVPIARLEAGRAAVAAQDATV
- a CDS encoding zinc-dependent alcohol dehydrogenase translates to MRAFVLTAPYTAAVLDVEAPTAGPGHVVVDIARVGVCGTDQEFYTGEMAYLTDGFAHYPLRLGHEWCGTISAVGDGVDPGLLGRRTTGDTMLGCGTCYRCNSGRHHVCDSRSEIGVRHGWPGALAEQLLVPASALHLLPETVDDTAGALVEPGGNALRAVKAAGLAPGDRVLIAGPGTIGLLAALFARSAGAEVHLLGTTTASLAFAASFGFDGVWSATDLPELAWDAVIDATNATHLPAMALDHVEPGKRVVYIGVAGRPSSIDSRALVLKDVTAVGILGASAGLAETIAAYADGSVDPRPLVQATIGLDGLAKAFDGTPPAGAGPGPKLQVDPRWR
- a CDS encoding IclR family transcriptional regulator, encoding MTQETRLVGTDRVLAVLIELAEHPHGVTLDELSRRVDSAKPTVHRALAALRRQRLAIQDGHGRYLLGDEFLRLAFAHHEQRPEHVRIAPALDELCRRFAETVHYAVLDGRDVVYRAKVDPPTGAMRISSVIGGRNPAHATGVGKLLLAERLTSMSEIVDWIGDVPLARPTDHTLTTPADLHAEFEQIRAQGFAVDDQENEPGIACLAVPASSSPSRYRGAISISALAHRTPLSTLIADVETIRAIVARGSDRPEEED
- a CDS encoding IlvD/Edd family dehydratase, whose protein sequence is MSQEAPRSAQWYAGQDRNSYIHRAWMRRGAPADSFDGKPQIAIANTASDLTPCNAHLDEVAQHVKMGVWEAGGVPLNLPVVSLGETQMRPTAMLWRNMAAMAAEEMFRANPVDGVVLLGGCDKTIPALLMAAASVDIPAIVVPGGPMATGTFRGRPLGCGTDVWRLSEASRGGELSSEDFLTSESSMIRSRGHCNTMGTASTMALVAEALGVVLPGLAGTPAVDSNLLAGAHETGRLILEMVRADRRPSTMITRASFHNAIVALAAIGGSTNAVVHLLAIAGRLGVELTLDDFDRTGAEVPLLVNLQPSGTFLMDDFHRAGGFRSVLREVRDLLDPEAITITGRPLVDGLDSARIWDEEVIRSRAEPLQRDAGIAVLRGNLAPGGAVIKPSAASAHLMQHSGPAVVFESIEDLRARIDDPDLDVDENSVFVLRGCGPKGYPGMPEVSNMPLPRKLLERGVRDVVRICDGRMSGTAYGTVVLHVAPEAAAGGPLALVRTGDTIRLDVGARTIDVMLTPEQLAARTPDPRSVAGYAQPTRGWERLYVDHVLQADTGVDLDFLVGSSGSQVRRESH
- a CDS encoding SDR family NAD(P)-dependent oxidoreductase — its product is MTRRAVVTGGVSGLGAATVERLAADGVQTITVDVADGADVILDISDAAAVRAAAAEIGPVDIVINSAGIVGPNRPFWDVDEEEWKRTFAVNVDGTFNVCRAFAPAMIRSGWGRIVNFASMAGKDGNPNMVAYSATKAAVIGMTKTMGKDLAEYGVLVNAIAPAVVSTPMNASTAPDVLAHITSLIPMKRVGRADEVAELVAWLASDKCSFSTGAVYDISGGRATY